The following are encoded together in the Acidovorax sp. KKS102 genome:
- the ppk1 gene encoding polyphosphate kinase 1 — MFLDRDHSILAFNERVFDWAVRTDVPLLERLRYLCIVSSNLDEFFEVRAAAHITAAKKGETKGIYTAASFEALSAQVHDLVERQYALYNEVLVPAFAQHGIHIVAHGDRSAEQRRWVHEYFVREVRPLLIPVGLDPAHPFPQVANKSLNFIVRLKGHDAFGRENEIAIVKVPRALPRLIRMPKKVAPDGMLFVSLSSIVRAHLEDLFPGREVTEFSQFRVTRHSDLALDEEDVRNLRTALRQGLQQRHYGQAVRLEVSAGCSRFLSDFLLQQFDLPNAALYRVHGPVNLVRLNQLVDLVNDPALLFPPWSSAWPRQLQPGVSIMGQLRERDVLIHQPFESFDGLLAFLREAVNDPQVLVIKQTIYRTGSDSELMDLLSEAVRRGKEVMAVVELKARFDEEANINWAEALESIGAQVVYGVVGLKTHAKMLLVTRREGRQLRRYGHLSTGNYNVRTAKLYTDLSYLTADEETTADMDGVFNHLASQNRPPKLRKLMLAPFHLHRRMIEKIERVGLAASRGEEARIVAKMNALTDEGLMRALILAGQRGARIDLIVRGACMLAPQVPGVTDNIRVRSVIGRFLEHTRVFYFCAGDEEDLYLSSADWMNRNMMRRVELAWPVTDAKLRQQIIDECLVAYLCDDRDAWTLNAAGTYDRAAHPVDGHGAQNALMARYGPRPALGRKEPGAA; from the coding sequence ATGTTTCTGGACCGTGACCACAGCATTCTCGCGTTCAATGAACGCGTGTTCGACTGGGCGGTCCGTACGGATGTTCCGCTGCTGGAGCGGCTGCGCTATCTGTGCATCGTCTCGTCCAACCTCGACGAATTCTTTGAGGTGCGTGCGGCAGCGCACATCACGGCGGCGAAGAAAGGCGAGACCAAGGGCATCTACACCGCAGCGTCTTTTGAGGCGCTGTCCGCCCAGGTTCATGACTTGGTGGAGCGTCAATATGCGCTGTACAACGAAGTGCTGGTCCCTGCGTTTGCGCAGCATGGCATCCATATCGTGGCGCATGGCGACCGTTCCGCAGAGCAGAGGCGCTGGGTTCATGAATATTTTGTTCGCGAGGTCCGTCCCCTGTTGATCCCGGTGGGGCTCGATCCGGCCCACCCGTTTCCGCAGGTGGCCAATAAATCGTTGAACTTCATTGTGCGTCTCAAGGGACATGATGCCTTTGGCCGCGAGAATGAAATCGCCATCGTCAAGGTGCCGCGTGCCTTGCCCCGTCTGATCCGCATGCCGAAGAAGGTGGCGCCCGACGGGATGTTGTTCGTCAGCTTGTCCAGCATCGTGCGTGCGCATCTGGAGGATCTGTTCCCTGGCCGAGAGGTGACGGAGTTCTCGCAGTTCCGGGTGACGCGCCATTCCGATTTGGCACTGGACGAGGAGGATGTGCGGAATCTGCGCACCGCCTTGCGGCAAGGCCTTCAGCAACGCCATTACGGACAGGCGGTGCGCCTGGAGGTCTCGGCGGGCTGTTCTCGCTTTCTGTCTGACTTCCTGCTGCAGCAGTTCGATCTGCCTAACGCGGCCTTGTATCGTGTGCATGGTCCCGTGAATCTGGTGCGCCTGAATCAGCTGGTGGATTTGGTGAACGATCCCGCGTTGCTCTTTCCACCATGGAGTTCCGCTTGGCCGCGTCAGCTCCAGCCAGGGGTGTCGATCATGGGGCAGCTGCGCGAGCGCGACGTGTTGATCCATCAGCCCTTCGAGAGCTTTGATGGGTTGCTTGCCTTTTTGCGGGAGGCCGTGAACGACCCGCAGGTGCTGGTCATCAAGCAGACCATCTACCGCACTGGTTCCGACTCGGAGCTCATGGACCTGCTCAGCGAGGCAGTGCGCCGGGGCAAAGAGGTGATGGCCGTGGTGGAGCTGAAGGCCCGTTTTGACGAAGAGGCCAACATCAACTGGGCCGAGGCACTGGAGTCAATCGGGGCGCAGGTGGTCTATGGCGTGGTGGGCCTCAAGACCCACGCCAAGATGCTGCTCGTCACGCGACGCGAGGGGCGGCAGTTGCGCCGTTATGGACACCTGTCCACCGGCAACTACAACGTGCGCACAGCCAAGCTGTATACCGACCTGAGCTACCTCACGGCCGACGAAGAAACCACTGCCGACATGGATGGTGTGTTCAATCACCTCGCGAGCCAGAACCGACCTCCCAAGCTGCGCAAGCTCATGCTGGCGCCGTTCCATCTGCACCGCCGCATGATCGAAAAAATCGAGAGGGTGGGTCTGGCGGCAAGCCGTGGCGAAGAAGCGCGGATCGTGGCCAAGATGAACGCCCTGACAGATGAGGGGCTCATGCGTGCGTTGATCCTCGCCGGGCAGCGCGGTGCGCGCATCGATCTGATTGTGCGAGGGGCCTGCATGCTGGCGCCCCAGGTGCCGGGAGTGACTGACAACATCCGCGTGCGCTCGGTGATTGGGCGGTTTCTGGAGCACACCCGTGTTTTCTACTTCTGTGCGGGTGATGAAGAAGACCTGTACCTGTCGAGCGCCGACTGGATGAACCGCAACATGATGCGTCGCGTGGAGCTGGCGTGGCCCGTCACGGACGCCAAACTGCGTCAGCAGATCATTGACGAATGTTTGGTGGCGTACCTGTGTGATGACCGGGATGCCTGGACATTGAATGCAGCCGGCACTTACGACCGCGCAGCACATCCTGTAGACGGCCATGGCGCACAGAACGCCTTGATGGCGCGCTACGGGCCGCGTCCAGCCCTTGGCCGCAAGGAGCCAGGGGCCGCATGA
- a CDS encoding histidine phosphatase family protein, whose product MMDLILWRHAEAEEAQDGGDDLARPLTPRGEKQAVRMAAWLDRQLPEGLRVVASPARRTEQTAHVLGRKFKMRAELLPGGTPQDLLELVQWPRAKGAVLVVGHQPMLGQTIAHLLQLQAPECPVRKGSVWWLRQRQRWDHSQTVLIAVQSPEFL is encoded by the coding sequence ATGATGGACTTGATTCTCTGGCGTCACGCCGAGGCGGAAGAGGCTCAGGACGGCGGGGATGACCTGGCCCGCCCGCTCACGCCCCGGGGCGAGAAGCAGGCAGTGCGGATGGCCGCTTGGTTGGATCGGCAGTTGCCGGAGGGGCTGAGGGTGGTGGCGAGTCCCGCGCGGCGAACTGAGCAGACGGCCCATGTCCTGGGACGCAAATTCAAGATGCGCGCTGAGCTGTTGCCTGGAGGAACGCCCCAGGATTTGCTGGAGCTGGTGCAGTGGCCTCGCGCCAAAGGGGCGGTGCTGGTGGTGGGCCACCAGCCCATGCTAGGCCAGACCATTGCCCACTTGCTGCAACTCCAGGCCCCCGAATGCCCCGTGCGCAAGGGCTCTGTGTGGTGGTTGCGCCAGCGCCAGCGCTGGGATCACAGCCAGACCGTCCTGATAGCGGTGCAGTCTCCAGAATTTCTGTAA
- a CDS encoding Ppx/GppA phosphatase family protein, giving the protein MQNGTRLAAVDLGSNSFRLEIGRYEFGHIQRVEYLKETVRQGNGLDEDRNLTRDAMERGWACLARFGERLAGFPRAQVRAVATQTLREARNREEFLSRGSEVLGYPIDVVSGPEEARLIYQGVARLLPQSDERRLVVDIGGRSTELILGEQFTPHAVASFRVGSVAWSQRYFSNGEFSSQAFLAAEIAAKAVLDEALATFRPDAWDIAYGSSGTAGAVGDILSAAGGSQGLITRDGLNWLRERLLRAQSADRLRLDGLKEERRAVIGGGVSVLRAVFDLLDIHEMQVAQGALRQGALYDLLDREQPGTDLRTTTVQGLMQRFGVDMEHADRVARTACALFDQAAPPGSERASRKLDWAARLHEIGCRISHSDYHRHGAYILDNTDAAGFAVPELHRLGVLVQGQRGKVRKLGVELDDPIFVLQLLCLRLAVALCHARREPDTKGLSLQADGQRFQISARPGWAIAYPQSAHLLREEVQAWQKTPWELAVDMP; this is encoded by the coding sequence ATGCAGAACGGCACACGCCTCGCCGCGGTCGACCTCGGCTCCAACAGTTTTCGCCTGGAAATCGGGCGCTATGAGTTCGGACACATCCAGCGGGTGGAATACCTGAAGGAAACGGTGCGACAGGGCAATGGGCTGGACGAAGACCGCAACCTGACCCGCGACGCGATGGAGCGGGGTTGGGCTTGTCTGGCTCGTTTCGGGGAGCGCTTGGCAGGTTTTCCCCGCGCCCAGGTGCGCGCTGTGGCCACACAGACGCTGCGCGAAGCGCGCAACCGCGAGGAGTTCCTGTCACGCGGCAGTGAGGTGCTGGGATATCCGATTGATGTGGTGTCCGGGCCCGAAGAGGCCCGATTGATCTACCAGGGCGTTGCCCGGCTGTTGCCCCAGTCCGACGAGCGCCGCTTGGTCGTGGACATCGGAGGACGGTCCACCGAACTCATCCTTGGCGAGCAGTTCACGCCCCACGCGGTGGCCTCTTTCCGGGTGGGCAGCGTAGCTTGGTCACAACGCTATTTTTCCAACGGAGAGTTCTCCTCTCAGGCCTTTCTGGCGGCAGAGATTGCGGCCAAGGCGGTGCTGGACGAGGCGCTCGCGACCTTTCGCCCCGATGCATGGGACATCGCCTATGGGTCGTCGGGCACAGCAGGTGCCGTGGGTGACATCCTGTCCGCCGCTGGAGGTTCGCAGGGTCTGATCACCCGCGATGGACTGAACTGGCTGCGAGAGCGTTTGCTCCGCGCCCAAAGTGCCGACCGTCTCCGCTTGGACGGACTCAAGGAGGAGCGCCGAGCAGTCATCGGGGGTGGCGTCAGCGTGCTGCGTGCCGTGTTTGATCTGCTGGACATCCACGAAATGCAGGTTGCACAAGGGGCCCTGCGCCAAGGGGCTTTGTATGACCTCCTGGATCGCGAACAACCCGGCACCGACCTGCGCACCACGACCGTCCAAGGGTTGATGCAGCGGTTTGGCGTGGACATGGAGCATGCAGACCGGGTTGCACGCACTGCCTGCGCATTGTTTGACCAGGCTGCCCCGCCCGGTAGCGAACGCGCCAGCCGCAAGCTGGACTGGGCCGCCCGCCTGCACGAGATTGGCTGCCGCATTTCGCACAGCGACTACCACCGTCACGGCGCCTACATTCTGGACAACACGGATGCCGCTGGGTTTGCGGTGCCCGAACTGCACCGTCTGGGAGTTCTGGTGCAGGGGCAGCGGGGGAAGGTGCGCAAGCTGGGGGTAGAACTGGACGATCCGATTTTTGTGCTGCAACTGCTGTGCTTGCGCTTGGCCGTAGCCCTGTGCCACGCACGCCGGGAGCCTGATACCAAAGGGCTGTCATTGCAGGCGGACGGACAGCGATTTCAGATCAGCGCGCGCCCGGGATGGGCCATCGCATACCCCCAGTCGGCCCACCTTCTGCGCGAAGAAGTTCAAGCCTGGCAAAAAACCCCATGGGAACTGGCTGTGGACATGCCTTGA
- the pstS gene encoding phosphate ABC transporter substrate-binding protein PstS: protein MKRVFLKTVAVALAALAVGNAFAADITGAGATFPFPMYAKWAEAYKKETGVGLNYQSIGSSGGIRQIRAKTVAFGATDAPLSGAELEKDGMVQFPAIIGGTVPVVNLDGFKPGELRVTGPVLAEMYLGKITKWNDAKLAALNPGKTLPDQNITIVHRADGSGTTFNWTDYLSSVSKEWADTVGKGAAVKWPAQSSVGGKGNEGVAANVTRVKGALGYVEYAYVKKNNMTFLQLQNADGKYVSPDDATFAAAAASADWFSVPGMGISMVNAKGANSWPVSTASFILMYADPADKAQSAEVLKFFDWAFKNGKTMAADLDYVPLPDTLTAQIRSKVWSQIKK, encoded by the coding sequence ATGAAACGCGTATTTCTCAAAACCGTCGCAGTAGCACTGGCCGCCCTGGCAGTGGGCAACGCCTTTGCGGCAGACATCACCGGCGCTGGCGCCACGTTCCCTTTCCCGATGTATGCCAAGTGGGCGGAAGCCTACAAGAAGGAAACCGGCGTGGGCCTGAACTATCAGTCCATCGGTTCCTCGGGCGGTATTCGCCAGATCCGCGCCAAGACCGTGGCTTTTGGCGCGACCGATGCCCCACTGTCGGGCGCTGAGCTGGAAAAAGACGGCATGGTGCAGTTTCCTGCCATCATCGGCGGCACCGTGCCTGTGGTGAACCTGGACGGCTTCAAGCCCGGCGAACTGCGCGTGACCGGCCCCGTGCTGGCCGAAATGTACCTGGGCAAGATTACCAAGTGGAATGATGCCAAGCTGGCAGCTCTGAACCCCGGCAAGACACTGCCCGACCAAAACATCACCATCGTGCACCGCGCCGATGGCTCTGGCACCACTTTCAACTGGACCGACTATCTGAGCTCCGTCAGCAAGGAGTGGGCTGATACGGTGGGCAAGGGTGCTGCGGTGAAGTGGCCTGCTCAGTCTTCCGTGGGCGGCAAGGGCAATGAAGGCGTTGCGGCGAACGTGACCCGTGTGAAGGGTGCGCTGGGCTACGTGGAGTACGCCTACGTCAAGAAGAACAACATGACATTCCTGCAGTTGCAGAACGCCGATGGCAAGTATGTGTCGCCTGACGATGCCACCTTTGCTGCGGCAGCCGCCAGCGCTGACTGGTTCAGCGTGCCTGGCATGGGGATTTCGATGGTGAACGCCAAGGGGGCCAACAGCTGGCCCGTGAGCACGGCGTCCTTCATCCTCATGTACGCCGATCCTGCAGACAAGGCCCAGTCGGCCGAAGTTCTGAAGTTCTTTGACTGGGCCTTCAAGAACGGCAAGACCATGGCAGCAGACCTGGACTATGTGCCACTGCCTGACACCCTGACGGCACAGATCCGCTCCAAGGTCTGGTCGCAAATCAAGAAGTAA
- the pstC gene encoding phosphate ABC transporter permease subunit PstC, giving the protein MGVNMSVGTTMSSQPVSVKTTDAPTPSMVSIAKRQRLQDIVFHRLTQSLSLLVLVALLGIIVSLFIYAWPAFHKFGIQFIWRAEWDIINEEFGAAIAIVGTLASAGIALLIAVPLAFGIALFLTETCPVWLRRPLGTAVELLAAVPSIIYGMFGLFVFAPLFADHFQVPVQKLLGSMPLIGFLFGGSTNGFGILAAGIVLAFMVLPFVAAVMRDVFEIVPPILRESAYGLGCTTWEVVRRVVLPYTQKGVIGGVMLGLGRALGETMAVTFVIGNANRMPTSLFSPGTSIASTLANEFGEAADFHLSTLFALGFLLFVITFVVLSAAKIMLLRAEKAKGL; this is encoded by the coding sequence ATGGGAGTCAACATGAGCGTGGGAACCACCATGAGTTCGCAACCCGTGTCCGTCAAGACGACGGACGCCCCCACACCGTCCATGGTGTCGATTGCCAAGCGGCAGCGGCTGCAGGATATCGTTTTCCATCGGCTGACCCAGAGCCTGTCGCTGCTGGTGCTGGTGGCGCTGCTGGGCATCATCGTCTCGCTGTTCATTTACGCGTGGCCAGCTTTCCACAAGTTTGGCATCCAGTTCATCTGGCGCGCTGAGTGGGACATCATCAATGAAGAATTTGGTGCGGCGATCGCCATCGTCGGCACCCTCGCCAGTGCGGGGATTGCACTGCTGATCGCCGTGCCGCTGGCATTTGGCATTGCACTCTTCCTGACAGAAACCTGCCCCGTGTGGCTGCGCCGCCCGCTCGGTACGGCGGTGGAGTTGCTGGCGGCCGTGCCGTCCATCATATACGGCATGTTTGGTCTGTTTGTGTTTGCGCCATTGTTCGCAGACCATTTCCAGGTACCGGTGCAAAAGCTGCTCGGGTCCATGCCGCTGATCGGCTTCCTGTTTGGCGGCAGTACCAACGGCTTTGGCATCCTGGCTGCGGGCATCGTGCTGGCCTTCATGGTGCTGCCCTTTGTGGCGGCCGTGATGCGCGATGTGTTCGAGATTGTTCCCCCCATCCTGCGCGAGTCCGCCTACGGCCTGGGCTGCACGACCTGGGAGGTGGTGCGCCGGGTGGTGTTGCCCTACACGCAAAAGGGCGTGATTGGCGGTGTGATGCTGGGTCTGGGCCGGGCCTTGGGTGAGACGATGGCCGTCACTTTCGTGATTGGCAACGCCAACCGCATGCCCACCTCGCTGTTCTCGCCCGGCACGTCCATCGCATCCACGCTGGCCAATGAGTTCGGCGAAGCGGCGGACTTCCACTTGTCCACACTGTTCGCCCTGGGCTTCCTGCTGTTCGTGATCACGTTTGTGGTGCTGTCGGCCGCCAAGATCATGCTGCTGCGCGCCGAGAAGGCCAAGGGCCTGTAA
- the pstA gene encoding phosphate ABC transporter permease PstA: MEFNQQLYAKRRRSNAIGLTLSLGAMALGLFVLLWILSVLLSNGFAALDWNMFTQSTPAPGSDGGGLANAIVGSLLMVGFTVLVSTPIGVLAGVYLAEYGDQSKTAELTRFVTDIMLSAPSIVLGLFVYAIAVATVGNFSGWAGSLALSLIAVPVVVRTTENMLRLVPGSLREAAFALGAPRWKVSTMVTLRAARSGVMTGLLLAVARISGETAPLLFTALNNQFFSTNMNAPMANLPVVIFQFALSPYENWVRLAWGGALLITLSVLILNVVARVFLREKNRV, translated from the coding sequence ATGGAATTCAATCAACAACTCTACGCAAAGCGCCGTCGCTCCAACGCCATTGGCCTGACCCTGTCACTGGGCGCCATGGCACTGGGCCTGTTCGTGCTGCTCTGGATTCTGAGCGTGCTGCTGTCCAACGGCTTTGCTGCCTTGGACTGGAACATGTTCACGCAGTCCACCCCAGCCCCTGGCTCCGACGGCGGTGGCTTGGCCAACGCCATCGTGGGCAGCCTGCTGATGGTGGGCTTCACCGTGCTGGTGTCAACGCCCATCGGCGTGTTGGCCGGCGTGTACCTGGCCGAGTACGGCGACCAGAGCAAGACCGCCGAACTGACCCGCTTCGTGACGGACATCATGCTGTCTGCCCCCTCCATCGTGCTGGGCCTGTTCGTGTATGCCATCGCGGTGGCTACCGTGGGCAACTTTTCGGGCTGGGCGGGCAGCCTGGCGCTCTCGCTCATCGCCGTGCCAGTGGTGGTGCGCACCACCGAGAACATGTTGCGCCTGGTACCCGGCAGCCTGCGCGAAGCCGCCTTCGCCTTGGGCGCGCCGCGCTGGAAGGTCTCCACCATGGTCACCCTGCGCGCCGCCCGCAGCGGCGTGATGACCGGTCTGCTGCTGGCCGTGGCCCGCATCAGCGGCGAGACGGCGCCCCTGCTGTTCACCGCGCTGAACAACCAGTTCTTCAGCACCAACATGAATGCGCCCATGGCCAACCTGCCAGTCGTGATCTTCCAGTTTGCGCTGAGCCCTTACGAAAACTGGGTTCGCCTGGCCTGGGGTGGTGCGCTGCTCATCACGCTGTCGGTGCTGATCCTCAACGTCGTGGCGCGGGTGTTCCTGCGCGAAAAGAACCGCGTCTGA
- the pstB gene encoding phosphate ABC transporter ATP-binding protein PstB — translation MNATATATASKNALELRNLSFFYGKFQGLRNVSLDIAEHKVTAFIGPSGCGKSTLLRTLNRMYSLYPGQRAEGSISFYGQDILDPKQDINLLRARIGMVFQKPTPFPMSIYDNIAFGVKLYETLSKSEMDDRVEWALSKAALWTEVKDKLHQSGLSLSGGQQQRLCIARSVAVKPSVLLLDEPTSALDPLSTAKIEELIDELKHDYTIAIVTHNMQQAARCSDYTAYMYLGEMIEFGATEQIFFKPERKETEDYITGRFG, via the coding sequence ATGAACGCCACTGCTACCGCCACCGCCAGCAAGAACGCGCTGGAGCTGCGTAACCTGAGCTTTTTCTACGGCAAGTTCCAGGGCCTGCGCAACGTGAGCCTGGACATCGCCGAGCACAAGGTCACTGCCTTCATTGGCCCCTCGGGCTGCGGCAAGTCCACGCTGCTGCGCACGCTCAACCGCATGTACAGCCTGTACCCCGGCCAGCGCGCCGAGGGTTCCATCAGCTTCTACGGCCAGGACATCCTGGACCCCAAGCAGGACATCAACCTGCTGCGCGCCCGCATCGGCATGGTGTTCCAGAAGCCCACGCCGTTTCCCATGTCCATCTACGACAACATCGCGTTCGGTGTGAAGCTGTACGAGACGCTGAGCAAGAGCGAGATGGACGACCGCGTGGAATGGGCGCTGTCCAAGGCCGCACTGTGGACCGAGGTGAAGGACAAGCTGCACCAGAGCGGTCTGTCGCTCTCCGGGGGCCAGCAGCAGCGCCTGTGCATTGCACGCAGCGTGGCGGTGAAGCCTTCGGTGCTGTTGCTGGACGAGCCCACCTCGGCGCTGGACCCGCTGTCCACCGCCAAGATCGAAGAGCTGATCGACGAACTCAAGCACGACTACACCATTGCCATCGTGACCCACAACATGCAGCAGGCCGCCCGCTGCAGCGACTACACCGCCTACATGTACCTGGGCGAGATGATCGAGTTCGGCGCCACCGAGCAGATCTTCTTCAAACCCGAGCGCAAAGAAACCGAAGACTACATCACCGGCCGTTTCGGCTAA
- the phoU gene encoding phosphate signaling complex protein PhoU gives MPDKHLSSQFDSELNSVSARVMEMGGLVESQIRQAVYALSQFSLEAVETVASMETRINAMEVEIDQELSSIIARRQPTARDLRLLLAFSKATANLERMGDEANKMARMVRSIIEGGAPRSLPSSDLRVAAELASGQLRKTLDAFARLDVKAAVAILKEDDLIDKEFDGFVRKLITYMMEDPRTISPSLDLLFLAKAIERIGDHSKNVAELIIYLVKGKDVRHTALDEIESAVL, from the coding sequence ATGCCCGATAAACATCTTTCGTCCCAGTTCGACAGCGAACTCAACAGCGTCTCTGCCCGCGTCATGGAAATGGGCGGCCTGGTGGAGTCCCAGATTCGCCAGGCGGTGTACGCGCTGTCGCAATTCAGCCTGGAAGCCGTGGAGACGGTGGCCTCGATGGAGACCCGCATCAACGCGATGGAGGTCGAGATCGACCAGGAGCTGTCCTCCATCATCGCCCGCCGCCAGCCCACCGCGCGCGACCTGCGCCTGCTGCTGGCCTTCTCCAAGGCCACAGCCAATCTGGAGCGCATGGGCGACGAGGCCAACAAGATGGCACGCATGGTGCGCTCCATCATCGAAGGCGGTGCGCCGCGTTCGTTGCCATCGAGCGACCTGCGTGTGGCGGCCGAGCTGGCCTCGGGCCAGCTGCGCAAGACGCTGGATGCATTTGCGCGGCTGGACGTGAAGGCGGCGGTGGCCATCCTCAAGGAGGATGACCTCATCGACAAAGAGTTCGACGGCTTCGTGCGCAAGCTCATCACCTACATGATGGAAGACCCCCGCACCATCTCCCCCAGCCTGGATCTGCTGTTCCTCGCCAAGGCCATCGAGCGCATTGGCGACCATTCCAAGAACGTGGCCGAACTCATCATCTATCTGGTCAAGGGCAAGGACGTGCGTCACACGGCCCTCGACGAGATCGAGTCGGCAGTGCTGTAA
- the phoB gene encoding phosphate regulon transcriptional regulator PhoB yields the protein MRKLPRVLIVEDEPAIAELIAVNLRHNGFQPFWAEDGDSAQRELDAVLPDVILLDWMLPGQSGLSLARKWRADSRTKPIPILMLTARGDEPDKVAGLDAGADDYITKPFSTQELLARIRAVLRRRAPEQVSDSVSIGELVLDAATYRVTFQGQPLKVGPTEFKLLHFLMKHAERVHSRSQLLDKVWGDHVFIEERTVDVHVKRLREALGAASVMVETVRGAGYRLTAQPQVPLSA from the coding sequence ATGAGAAAGCTTCCCCGTGTCCTCATCGTGGAGGACGAACCCGCGATTGCCGAGCTGATTGCGGTCAACCTGCGACACAACGGTTTCCAGCCCTTCTGGGCGGAAGACGGCGACAGCGCGCAGCGCGAGCTGGATGCCGTGCTACCCGACGTGATCCTGCTCGACTGGATGTTGCCCGGGCAGAGTGGTCTGTCGCTGGCGCGCAAGTGGCGTGCCGACAGCCGCACCAAGCCCATCCCTATCCTCATGCTCACTGCGCGTGGTGATGAGCCTGACAAGGTGGCCGGGCTCGACGCGGGTGCCGACGACTACATCACCAAGCCCTTCTCCACGCAAGAGCTGCTGGCCCGCATCCGTGCGGTGCTGCGCCGCCGCGCACCCGAGCAGGTGAGCGACAGCGTGAGCATTGGCGAGCTGGTGCTGGACGCCGCGACCTACCGGGTCACCTTCCAGGGCCAGCCCCTGAAGGTGGGGCCCACCGAGTTCAAGCTGCTGCATTTCCTGATGAAGCATGCCGAGCGTGTGCACAGCCGCTCACAGCTGCTCGACAAGGTGTGGGGCGACCATGTCTTCATCGAGGAGCGCACGGTGGACGTGCATGTCAAGCGCCTGCGCGAGGCCCTGGGTGCAGCGTCCGTGATGGTGGAGACGGTGCGCGGCGCGGGCTACCGGCTCACTGCGCAACCTCAGGTGCCGCTGTCGGCCTGA